Below is a window of Pirellulales bacterium DNA.
GGAAGAGACGACCAAGATCTACGCCGACTGACATCGCAACGATGAGGCTGCCCTGTCGCGGCCCATAATTTTCACAGAAGGGCCGACCTTCACCGCCAGCGTGCGGTGGAGGACGGCCTTTTTTGTTGCGCCGGACAGCCAAGCGATCAACTAGGGTGATTGCCCCAAAAATACGGCGGGGAATTATTCAATTAATGGAATTATTCACCGCTCGAAAAATTGACCATCTTGACCTTAACCGCGCCGCCATTCCCTGGAGAACACGATGTTTCCCAGATTTTCTGTCCGCGCAGTGGTTAAGGTCGGTTTTCCCGGCATGCCTCCATCTTACCGCAGGCAAGCGTGGACCTCAGGTCGTGAAACCAGCCACGGCGAGGCATCGACGGTGCCCCATTTGCGCGCATGCACGCAGGCCAAAGTCCTTGCTGAACTAGAAATCACCGCGCACTTCAACCGTCATTATTTGAAACGGGGCGCGACGGTGTTCGGCTGCCAGCTACGAGCAGCGTCCAGAATCTCGCGAGGGCGGTTCTGCGTCGCGGCGGCCGGCTTGTTTGCGATCGATGCCAGCCGTCGCGCCTGTTGGGCGTGCCCTTCCAGCGATAATTGCCGCAACAGTTCCGGCGAGGCGTGGTCGACGACAACGATTTCGCTCATGGCGTGCGGATCCGTCAACGGCCGTACGATGCACACCACCTCGGCATCGCCGGCACCAGAGCGAATCTTTTCCAGCAGCGATCTTTCAGCCGGGGTTAGCGGGGCATCACCCATCTGACCGGCCAACGGGCCACGTGGATCGTCGGCGCTGGTCGGCACGACGCGCGGCGCGGCGCCGGGTCGACCCGCGGCGGGCATCTCTTGCGCCATCGCTGGCAGCTCGCGCGATGGCAAGGCGGTGGGGGCAGCAATCATCTCGGTGAGCCCTTTCCGTGTGAGTTCGCCGTGGATCGCCCCGATGCCGGCGTAGAGTCCTTCGTTGTCGGCCGGATCAGCGGCATTGCAAACGCCAATCACGAATCCTTCGGCTGTGAACAGGCCACCGCCGCTGCGCCCTTCAACCGGTTGCCCCACCACTTGAATGTTGGGGGCGGGCGCGTACTTGTCCGTGCTCGCCACATGGCTGACACGGGCCGACGGCTCGCGGCCATTGTCGCAGCCGACGCTGATCACGGCGTCGCCACGCTTCACCATATAGTCCGTCGGCGCCACCTTCGCGACGATCACATGCACGCCCGGCCGAAAGGTTACCAGGCCCACGTCGCGCTTCAGGTCGTAGCCAATCAATTGACCCGGAACTCGTTTGGGCGAACCCGGGCCAAACAGATCGATGAAGATGTTGCCGTTCCCCTTCGACTCGCGAAAGATGTGCCCGCAGGTCAGCACCAGGGCTTCGCCGGCGCGCGCGTCGATAATCGTGCCCGAACCCACGGAGTTTCCGTCGGCGTCTTCGACCTTCAAGCGCACGCTCGAAGCCAGGCACTTTTCCGCCGCCTGATTGTTTCGCGCGATCGCGTCCCCGGCGGCGGTCAAAGCCTCGCGATGTGGACCCTGCCCCACGGTCGGGTCAGACGTCACCAAAGGTTGCTGGCTAAGCTGCCCGGGCAGGGACACGCCCTGTACCGCCGCATCCGGCGCGAATGTGCTGGGACGACCCGGGCCAGATATGCCGGCGTCGGGTGATTGACCGCGCATGGCGGGTGCGGGGGGCATGGCGGGCGGTGGCAGGAAGGATCCGCCGGCAAATGTCGCTGCATTGCCGGCCGCCGCGCTCGGGCCGGAGGGTTGCGACGATCGCGATCGACTGGCCAGCTGCAACATCTGCTCCAGCCTGGCTCGCGAAGTGCCGCCGACGACACGATCGACTTCCTGGCCGTCGACGAGCATCACGAAACAGGGAATCGAAGTCACGCCGAACCGCGCGGCCAGCGCCTTGTCTTGATCGATGTCGACCTTGCGCACAGGTTTGCCTTGCGCCGCCAACGCATCGACGATCGGCTGCATCTGGCGGCAGGGGCCGCACCAAGACGCCGAGAAATCGATGAGCTCGGTCTGACCCACACCCGACACTGCGAGACACGCCACGATGGAATGCAACGACAGCATGGATCCCTCCTTGGATCATGCGCTTCATGCGCGGATTCGGCAGCGCGCCTGCGGGGGTGCGCGACCTCATCGTCGAAACTGCGGGCTGCGAACGGGGAGATATGGGTCAACAGGTGGCGCTCCCATGCGGAAAGCGCAGCACACCAGCGAGGGCAACCTCCTTGTCGCCGTCACGACCGACCGAACACGCTTCGTCGCGAGTCAGTTTCCATACTGACAAAGGACACCAGCGAGGGCGTGTCCATCACAACGTCGGGGTAGCGCGCCTGCCGATCACTAACTCAGTCCAGAACAGAGCGGCGGTATATTGCCGGCCTTTGGTATTTCTTACAAGACCAACCGCGTCATGCGGCCATCGACCTGCGGGGAAGAACACCCCGCAAGATGCGAGAAAAGCGGTCCTGTGCGAGCCTCCGGGCCGTAAATACTGTCATCCCTGTAGCGGGCCGAAGAATCCCGATATGCACCTCGCGTGCCAATTCTCGCTGGGAGTGGAGCGCGGGCGGTCGCCGGTAGTCCGTTGTCAGTGGACAGCACACATAGGTGATGCATTGCCGATTTCGGGCATGCGTCCGACGAAAAACTGCTGGCTGCTGATTGCCACAGGAGATCGCTCTCCCGAGGTCGAGGGGGGTCGGATACAATGCCGCTCGCTCGGCAGAATTGTCCGCAGTAGCTAGCAGATGCGGGCTTCAGGTTACTCCTTAATACCTGCTTCCAAGTACCCGATTCCTAGTTCCTACTCTCTAGTGCCTGCTCGCTTGCAACAAACGCCCCGCTGATCACCGCCCACTGACTACCGACTACTCATAATCATCGCTTATGCGCCGCATCCTTGTTACCAGCGCCTTGCCTTATGCCAATGGCCACATTCACTTGGGCCATTTGGTGGAATACATCCAGACCGATATTTGGGTGCGGTTTCAACGGCTGCGGGGCAATCACGTGGTTTATGTCTGTGCTGATGACACGCACGGCACCGCGATCATGATTCGCGCCCGCCAGGAAGGGCGCAGCGAAGAAGCCGTCATCGCCGACATGCAGGCGGCACATACCGAGGATTTCGCCGGATTTGACGTTGTCTTCGATCACTATGGCAGCACTCACACCCAGGCCAATCGCGAGCTGTGCGGAGTGTTCTGGAAATCGTTACGTGCGGCGGGGCTGGTCCGCGAGCGCGAAGTCACCCAACTGTTCGATCCAAAGGCCGGCACGTTTCTGGCCGATCGGTTCGTGAAAGGGACCTGTCCCAAGTGTAAGTCACCCGATCAATACGGTGATAGCTGCGACAAGTGCGGTTCGACCTATTCCCCGACCGAGTTGATCAACCCTGTGAGCACCCTTTCGGGCGCCACGCCCGAATTGCGGGCAGCCGATCATCTGTTCATTCAGACCGAGCAGTTGCGACCCTTTCTGAACGAGTGGACGCAAACAGGTGATCACCTGCACCCCGATGTGGCCAAGTGGCTGGCGGCGGCGTT
It encodes the following:
- a CDS encoding thioredoxin domain-containing protein; amino-acid sequence: MLSLHSIVACLAVSGVGQTELIDFSASWCGPCRQMQPIVDALAAQGKPVRKVDIDQDKALAARFGVTSIPCFVMLVDGQEVDRVVGGTSRARLEQMLQLASRSRSSQPSGPSAAAGNAATFAGGSFLPPPAMPPAPAMRGQSPDAGISGPGRPSTFAPDAAVQGVSLPGQLSQQPLVTSDPTVGQGPHREALTAAGDAIARNNQAAEKCLASSVRLKVEDADGNSVGSGTIIDARAGEALVLTCGHIFRESKGNGNIFIDLFGPGSPKRVPGQLIGYDLKRDVGLVTFRPGVHVIVAKVAPTDYMVKRGDAVISVGCDNGREPSARVSHVASTDKYAPAPNIQVVGQPVEGRSGGGLFTAEGFVIGVCNAADPADNEGLYAGIGAIHGELTRKGLTEMIAAPTALPSRELPAMAQEMPAAGRPGAAPRVVPTSADDPRGPLAGQMGDAPLTPAERSLLEKIRSGAGDAEVVCIVRPLTDPHAMSEIVVVDHASPELLRQLSLEGHAQQARRLASIANKPAAATQNRPREILDAARSWQPNTVAPRFK